In the genome of Myxococcota bacterium, the window AGCTGTCGTTCGAGCGCCACGAGATGAGCGGCACCTACCGCTACGAGCTGCGCGCGGGCACGCAGGGCAAGCGGCTCGAGCGCGGCATGCACGCGCACGGCTTCGTGGCCGTGCTGTTCCTGGCGTTGGTCGCCGCCACGCCCTGGCTCGGCGCGCCGCGCACTGCGGCCGCCGTCGGCGGCGGGGCGGCGCTGGTGCTCGCGGTGTGCGTGCTCATGCTGATGGGCGACGTGGTCGGCTGGGAAGCCGAGCTGCGCGCCGCGCTCGGTCAGTCACCCGAGGGCGCGCGGCCATATCTCGTCCCGCTCGGCTTCGTGGCGGGGCTGCACCGGACGGCGGCCGCGGGGGTCCTGCCGATCGCGTACTGGGCGCTGGTCACGCTCCGGCCAGGCGTGCTGCGCGGCTGAAGATCGCGCGCCACATGGGGCGGGTCAGCACGCCCGTGTTCGTGTTCTGGCGCGACGGGTGGTAGCTCGCGAGGAGCGGCGGTCCGCCCGCGGGAGTCACTTCCGCGCCGTGCGCGAACGGATGGCGCGCGAGCGGGGCGAGCCCGAAGCAGCGCAGGCTGGCCTGCCAGGCGATCTGGCCCAGCGCCAGCACGACGCGCACGTCGGGCAGCGCCTGGAACTCCTGCGCGAGCCACGGCCGGCAGCGCGCCTGCTCGTCGGTGGTGGGGCGGTTCTGCGGCGGCACGCACTTCACGGCGTTCAGGATGTACACGCCGCGGAGTCTCTCGCCGTCCCACCAGCCGCGCCGGCCCAGCTCGCCGTAGAGCCACTCGCCCGATGCGTCCATGAAGAAGGGGCGGCCCGACCGGTTGGCGCCGTGCAGCCCGGGCGCGAGCCCCACGATCGCGAGCCACGGCTTGCGGTCGCCGAAGCCGGGTACGGGCCGGTTCCAGTAGTCGGCGCGCAGGCTGC includes:
- a CDS encoding uracil-DNA glycosylase — translated: MRARESSLREIERQVPGCARCPRLAAFLAESRSLRADYWNRPVPGFGDRKPWLAIVGLAPGLHGANRSGRPFFMDASGEWLYGELGRRGWWDGERLRGVYILNAVKCVPPQNRPTTDEQARCRPWLAQEFQALPDVRVVLALGQIAWQASLRCFGLAPLARHPFAHGAEVTPAGGPPLLASYHPSRQNTNTGVLTRPMWRAIFSRAARLAGA